AAACTCCAGTACGCAAGTCGGATCGTTCAATAATAGCTTACAGACGTTGTTTAAACTGATAATAGCGCCCTTGTCCGGCTAACAATTCTGCATGAGTGCCTCGCTCAATGATGTGCCCGTCGTCCATTACGATGATTTGATCAAAACGGGCCAGGCCGCGCAAACGGTGAGTCACCATCAGGACGGTTTTCTCGCGCATCACATCGGCAAGTAATTCCAGCATTTCGCTCTCGGTGGTCGCATCCAGCCCCTCAGTAGGCTCATCCAACAGCATCAACGGGGCATCGTGCAACAGCGCGCGGGCGATGGCCAGACGACGAAGTTCGCCGCCGGATAGCAGACGACCGCCTTCGCCGAGCCAGCTATTAAGCCCACTATCTTCGAGCAGATTTTCGAGGCCGACGCGACGCAGCATGTCGGAAAGGGCTTCGTCGCTGGCATTGGGCGCCGCCAGTAATAAATTATCACGCAGCGTGGCGCTGAACAGGTGGACACGCTGCGGCACCACGCTGATAGTCCGGCGTAAGGCGGATTCGCTCAGCGAGGATAGCGGAAGATCGTTGAGCAGAATTTCGCCTTGTTGCGGGTCCCAGGCGCGGGTGAGTAGCTGCAACAGCGTTGATTTTCCGCAGCCGGTACGCCCCAGAATAGCGACATGCTCGCCAGGATTAGCCTGTAATGAGAGGGCATTGAGCGCATTAATCGGCTGGTCGGGATAACGAAACGAAACGTCCCGCAGGGTGAGTGTGACCTTTTCCGGCGCGGGAGTTTCTGCTTGCGGAAAGGTCACCTCCGGTTTTTGCTCCGTTAATTCAGTGATACGAAGCGCAGAGGCGATAACCTGCCCCAGATGCTGGAATGCGCCGGTAACGGGCGCAAGCGCCTCGAAAGCCGCCAGCGCGCAGAAGACAAACAGCGCGATGAGCGCGCCGGGCTGCGTATTGCCGCCAACGCCGCCGGAGGCCATCCACAACATTAACATCACCGCCAGCGCACCAATCAGCAGCATTAACGCCTGCGATAAGGCGGTGAGTTCAGACTGTCGGCGTTGGGCCTCATGCCATTGTAATTCGGTGGCTTCCATTTGCGCCCGATAGCGTTTGCTGGCGCCAAAAATGGTGAGTTCCGCCTGGCCCTGTAACCATGACGTGAGCTGCTGGCGATACTGACCGCGTAGATGCGTCAGATTTTGGCCGGTATTTTTGCCGGCGCGATAAAACACCGGCGGCATAATAAACAGCGTCAACAGCATAATGCCGCCCAGCGTGATCGCCAGCGTCACGTCGAGAACGCTAAGCCCCAGGGTGACAATCATAATCACTACAAAAGCGCCGACCAGCGGGGAGATGACGCGCAAATAGAGATGGTCCAGCGTGTCGACGTCGGCAACGATGCGGTTCAGCAGTTCACCTTGCTGATAACGCGCCAGACTCGCGGGGGAGAGTGGTAGAAGTTTGCTAAAGGTATAAATACGCAGATGTTGCAGTACGCGGAACGTGGCGTCATGACTTACCAGACGTTCAAAATAACGACCAGCGGTACGGGTAATGGCCGCGCCGCGCACGCCGGCTGCCGGGAGCATATAGTTAAAACTGTAAATTCCCGCGAAGCCTGCGATAGCGGACGCGGACAGGAACCAGCCGGAAAGCGTCAGCAGCCCGATACTGGCAAGCAGTGTCAGGATTGCCAGC
This DNA window, taken from Salmonella enterica subsp. enterica serovar Typhimurium str. LT2, encodes the following:
- the cydC gene encoding cytochrome-related transporter (ABC superfamily (atp&memb); similar to E. coli ATP-binding component of cytochrome-related transport (AAC73972.1); Blastp hit to AAC73972.1 (573 aa), 86% identity in aa 1 - 573), with amino-acid sequence MRALLPYLTLYKRHKWMLTLGIALAILTLLASIGLLTLSGWFLSASAIAGFAGIYSFNYMLPAAGVRGAAITRTAGRYFERLVSHDATFRVLQHLRIYTFSKLLPLSPASLARYQQGELLNRIVADVDTLDHLYLRVISPLVGAFVVIMIVTLGLSVLDVTLAITLGGIMLLTLFIMPPVFYRAGKNTGQNLTHLRGQYRQQLTSWLQGQAELTIFGASKRYRAQMEATELQWHEAQRRQSELTALSQALMLLIGALAVMLMLWMASGGVGGNTQPGALIALFVFCALAAFEALAPVTGAFQHLGQVIASALRITELTEQKPEVTFPQAETPAPEKVTLTLRDVSFRYPDQPINALNALSLQANPGEHVAILGRTGCGKSTLLQLLTRAWDPQQGEILLNDLPLSSLSESALRRTISVVPQRVHLFSATLRDNLLLAAPNASDEALSDMLRRVGLENLLEDSGLNSWLGEGGRLLSGGELRRLAIARALLHDAPLMLLDEPTEGLDATTESEMLELLADVMREKTVLMVTHRLRGLARFDQIIVMDDGHIIERGTHAELLAGQGRYYQFKQRL